One Phycisphaera mikurensis NBRC 102666 DNA window includes the following coding sequences:
- a CDS encoding Fpg/Nei family DNA glycosylase, which translates to MPEGHTIHRHARFQNLLLSGKRTASSSPQGRFAEDASVIDGCKLQRVEPLGKHLFYHYRPGVVHVHLGMYGRFKKIRRASGGWPEPTPAVRWRLTAPGSRVGVDLTGPTACELLEADEVAAIRKRIGVDLLGPAAAASRDAVRERMLGSVTPIGVALMDQRITSGIGNAYRAELLYRARLDPRTPGRRVDPAVFDAMYDDAVYLLKVGVRHRHILCVEPEAVGKRGWRELDADERFWVYRREACRGCGGPVEEIKQAGRSVYLCPREQRG; encoded by the coding sequence ATGCCCGAGGGACACACGATCCACCGCCACGCCCGCTTCCAGAACCTGCTTCTAAGCGGCAAGCGGACCGCGTCGAGCTCGCCCCAGGGCCGCTTCGCGGAGGACGCCTCGGTGATCGACGGCTGCAAGCTGCAGCGGGTGGAGCCGCTGGGCAAGCACCTCTTCTACCACTACCGGCCCGGCGTCGTGCACGTGCACCTGGGCATGTACGGACGCTTCAAGAAGATCCGTCGCGCGTCGGGCGGCTGGCCCGAGCCCACGCCGGCGGTGCGTTGGCGGCTGACGGCGCCGGGCTCCCGCGTGGGCGTCGACCTCACCGGGCCCACGGCCTGCGAGCTGCTGGAGGCGGACGAGGTCGCGGCCATCCGAAAGCGGATCGGCGTCGACCTGCTCGGGCCCGCGGCGGCGGCGTCGCGGGACGCCGTCCGCGAGCGGATGCTCGGCAGCGTCACGCCGATCGGGGTGGCGCTGATGGACCAGCGGATCACCAGCGGCATCGGCAACGCCTACCGGGCGGAGCTGCTGTACCGGGCGCGGCTGGACCCGCGGACGCCGGGCAGGCGGGTCGACCCGGCGGTGTTCGACGCGATGTACGACGACGCGGTGTACCTGCTGAAGGTCGGCGTGCGACACCGCCACATCCTGTGCGTCGAGCCCGAGGCGGTGGGCAAAAGGGGGTGGCGGGAGCTCGACGCCGATGAGCGTTTCTGGGTCTACCGCCGCGAGGCCTGCCGCGGGTGCGGCGGCCCGGTCGAGGAGATCAAGCAGGCGGGCAGGAGCGTCTACCTCTGCCCGCGGGAGCAGCGCGGCTGA
- a CDS encoding DUF3482 domain-containing protein yields the protein MSVPRFAVVGHPNKGKSSIVATLARDDRVAVSPTPGTTTAADAYPMSVDGEVLYELVDTPGFQRSRRVLEDLQARAENAEERPAAVRAFLGDPATAGRYPDEHALLGAVMGERGGEPAGILYVVDGSAPYGPEYEAEMEVLRWTGAPSLGLINPFLSEAQGGEAAHAEAWERALGQYFRIVRVFDPLTADHAKRLDLLRAFGQMREAWRAPLDRAVEVLERDATGRREDACGVIARAVVAAMRFSAEKRLPPTGDPAAAKDELMRRYADGVRALEARSRDAVEDLYDFVRVEREEPAMDEAGVTGEDLFAEGSWSRFGATPAQLAATGAILGGGVGALADLHFAGLSMGLVAGAGALIGGATAWAGATQAAKMKVLGQDLGGRLARVGPSNNVNLAFVLLGRAKLHLAVVRQRTHARRDALVVPAAPEAGEAWSRADRAAVAAALKPVLKRPEDDAAAAASVRALRAWLLDG from the coding sequence ATGAGCGTCCCCCGCTTCGCCGTCGTCGGCCACCCCAACAAGGGCAAGTCCTCGATCGTCGCGACCCTCGCCCGCGACGACCGCGTCGCGGTGTCGCCCACGCCGGGCACCACCACCGCGGCCGACGCGTACCCGATGTCGGTCGACGGCGAGGTGCTCTACGAGCTGGTGGACACCCCCGGGTTCCAGCGCAGCCGCCGCGTGCTCGAGGACCTCCAAGCCCGGGCGGAGAACGCCGAGGAGCGGCCCGCCGCCGTGCGGGCCTTCCTCGGCGATCCGGCCACGGCGGGCCGGTACCCCGACGAGCACGCGCTGCTCGGGGCGGTGATGGGGGAGCGTGGCGGCGAGCCGGCGGGGATCCTCTACGTCGTCGATGGCTCGGCGCCCTACGGGCCGGAGTACGAGGCGGAGATGGAGGTGCTGCGGTGGACGGGGGCCCCCTCCTTGGGCCTGATCAACCCGTTCTTGTCCGAGGCCCAGGGGGGCGAGGCCGCCCACGCCGAAGCCTGGGAGCGTGCCCTCGGCCAGTACTTCCGCATCGTGCGCGTCTTCGACCCGCTCACCGCCGACCACGCGAAGCGGCTGGACCTGCTCCGGGCCTTCGGCCAGATGCGGGAGGCCTGGCGGGCGCCGCTGGACCGGGCCGTGGAGGTGCTCGAGCGCGACGCGACGGGACGCCGGGAGGACGCCTGCGGCGTCATCGCCCGCGCCGTGGTCGCCGCGATGCGCTTCTCCGCCGAGAAGCGCCTCCCGCCCACCGGCGACCCCGCCGCGGCCAAGGACGAGCTGATGCGGCGCTACGCCGACGGCGTCCGCGCGCTGGAGGCCCGCAGCCGCGACGCCGTCGAGGACCTCTACGACTTCGTCCGCGTCGAGCGCGAGGAGCCCGCGATGGACGAGGCCGGCGTCACCGGTGAGGACCTCTTCGCCGAGGGCTCGTGGAGCCGCTTCGGCGCCACGCCGGCGCAGCTCGCCGCCACCGGGGCGATCCTCGGCGGCGGCGTGGGCGCCCTCGCCGATTTGCACTTCGCCGGGCTCTCGATGGGCCTGGTCGCGGGCGCCGGCGCCCTCATCGGCGGGGCCACCGCCTGGGCCGGCGCCACCCAGGCGGCGAAGATGAAGGTGCTCGGCCAGGACCTCGGCGGCCGCCTCGCCCGCGTGGGTCCCAGCAACAACGTGAACCTCGCCTTCGTCCTGCTCGGCCGCGCCAAGCTGCACCTCGCCGTCGTCCGGCAGCGCACCCACGCCCGCCGCGACGCCCTGGTGGTGCCCGCCGCCCCCGAGGCGGGCGAGGCCTGGAGCCGGGCCGACCGCGCCGCCGTGGCCGCGGCGCTCAAGCCGGTGCTCAAGCGGCCGGAGGACGACGCCGCGGCCGCCGCGTCGGTGCGGGCGCTGCGGGCCTGGCTGCTCGACGGATAG
- a CDS encoding SprT family zinc-dependent metalloprotease — protein sequence MDLPSSGQLAERLMREHGLLPGAGQPRTRKHWTFGFNNRKRCLGLCRFDAKRIELSAAFVQRNDEPAVRDTVLHEIAHALAGARAGHGQAWRDACVRVGAKPERLDREADMPEGRWRAVCPGCGQVHTRHRRPARGARYHCRACGAARGPLVFAAGAP from the coding sequence ATGGACCTGCCCTCCTCCGGACAGCTCGCCGAGCGGCTCATGCGCGAGCACGGGCTGCTGCCCGGGGCGGGGCAACCCAGGACCCGCAAGCACTGGACGTTCGGGTTCAACAACCGCAAGCGTTGCCTCGGGCTGTGCCGCTTCGACGCGAAGCGGATCGAGCTTTCCGCGGCGTTCGTGCAGCGGAACGACGAGCCCGCCGTCCGCGACACCGTGCTCCACGAGATCGCCCACGCGCTCGCCGGCGCCCGTGCCGGCCACGGCCAAGCCTGGAGAGACGCGTGCGTCCGCGTCGGCGCCAAGCCCGAGCGCCTCGACCGCGAGGCCGACATGCCCGAAGGCCGCTGGCGGGCCGTCTGCCCCGGTTGCGGCCAGGTTCACACGCGTCACCGCCGGCCGGCCCGCGGGGCCAGGTACCACTGCCGCGCGTGCGGGGCGGCCCGGGGCCCGCTGGTGTTCGCGGCGGGAGCCCCGTAG
- the gcvH gene encoding glycine cleavage system protein GcvH: MDTPDDRRYLPSHEWHRLLDDGTVEVGISAFAVDELTDITYVEASAAAGDRVAANEPFGEIESVKATSELYCGLDGTVTEINPAVIERPETINDDCYGTGWILRLKPDDAEQMSGLLEASAYAK, encoded by the coding sequence ATGGACACCCCCGACGACCGCCGGTACCTCCCCTCCCACGAGTGGCACCGCCTGCTCGACGACGGCACCGTCGAGGTCGGCATCTCCGCCTTCGCCGTCGACGAGCTCACCGACATCACCTACGTCGAGGCCTCCGCCGCCGCCGGCGATCGCGTCGCCGCCAACGAGCCGTTCGGCGAGATCGAGTCCGTGAAGGCCACCAGCGAGCTGTACTGCGGCCTCGACGGCACCGTCACCGAGATCAACCCGGCCGTCATCGAGCGGCCCGAGACCATCAACGACGACTGCTACGGCACCGGCTGGATCCTGCGGCTGAAGCCGGACGACGCCGAACAGATGAGCGGCCTCCTGGAGGCCTCGGCCTACGCCAAGTGA
- a CDS encoding PP2C family protein-serine/threonine phosphatase has protein sequence MAPQEEIQKLKQELAEAEAARAEVEARDAKLQREVGQIARIHQALLPDQMPDVAGVRLAVRHAAPNRAGGDYYDVIPLQRDEALSAEASDPWLLIIADASGHGPAAAVIMAMIQAVLHGYRGDARGPGPVMSFVNAEMVKKAVPGSFTTAVLGLLDPRKSTFSYAIAGHHPPLLRREGEPVVELPSEEAGLPLGVAEDEGAGRHEIHPLRPGDAVLLYTDGAIETRNPAGEQFGLGRLKAALEAAAGTPDQQLDAVVGAIDAHRAGGPMEDDRTLLMFQAEATEP, from the coding sequence ATGGCACCGCAGGAAGAGATCCAGAAGCTCAAGCAGGAACTCGCCGAGGCGGAGGCCGCCCGGGCCGAGGTGGAGGCCCGCGACGCGAAGCTCCAGCGGGAGGTCGGGCAGATCGCGCGGATCCACCAGGCGCTGCTGCCCGACCAGATGCCCGACGTCGCGGGCGTGCGGCTGGCGGTGCGGCACGCGGCGCCCAACCGGGCCGGCGGCGACTACTACGACGTCATCCCGCTCCAACGCGACGAGGCGCTCTCGGCCGAGGCCTCCGACCCCTGGCTGCTGATCATCGCCGACGCCTCGGGGCACGGGCCCGCCGCCGCGGTCATCATGGCGATGATCCAGGCGGTGCTGCACGGGTACCGCGGCGACGCGCGGGGCCCGGGCCCGGTGATGAGCTTCGTGAACGCGGAGATGGTGAAGAAAGCCGTCCCCGGCTCCTTCACCACCGCCGTGCTCGGGCTGCTGGACCCGCGGAAGAGCACCTTCAGCTACGCGATCGCCGGGCACCACCCGCCGCTGCTGCGGCGCGAAGGGGAGCCGGTTGTCGAGCTGCCCTCCGAGGAGGCGGGCCTCCCGCTGGGCGTGGCCGAGGACGAGGGCGCCGGCCGGCACGAGATCCACCCGCTGCGGCCCGGCGACGCCGTGCTGCTCTACACCGACGGAGCGATCGAGACGCGCAACCCCGCGGGCGAGCAGTTCGGGCTCGGGCGTCTCAAGGCGGCGCTGGAAGCCGCCGCCGGCACACCCGATCAGCAGCTCGACGCGGTGGTGGGCGCGATCGACGCGCACCGGGCGGGCGGGCCGATGGAGGACGACCGCACGCTGCTGATGTTCCAGGCGGAGGCCACGGAGCCGTAG
- a CDS encoding HAD family hydrolase codes for MPRFDLALFDLDGTLINSLPDITAAGNHAMRTVGRPEITEQQCRFYAGQGLPNFIITALGPDHQDLYDAALAAHLGYYRDHGGTLTRVFPGVDGLLDRLKEAGLKRAILSNKPHAATLGDAERLLGRHAFDAVIGHRDGYEVKPDTRSATEIIERLGVEPDRVAYVGDTAADMLTAKRSGFYAVGVTYGFRERAELEEHGADAIVDDAAGVGDAILGTDR; via the coding sequence ATGCCACGCTTCGACCTCGCGCTCTTCGACCTCGACGGGACGCTCATCAACTCGCTGCCCGACATCACCGCCGCGGGCAACCACGCGATGCGGACCGTCGGCCGGCCGGAGATCACCGAGCAGCAGTGCCGCTTCTACGCGGGCCAGGGCCTGCCCAACTTCATCATCACGGCGCTGGGGCCGGATCACCAGGACCTCTACGACGCCGCGCTCGCCGCGCACCTGGGCTACTACCGGGACCACGGCGGCACGCTGACCCGCGTGTTCCCCGGGGTGGACGGCCTGCTCGACCGGCTCAAGGAGGCCGGGCTGAAGCGGGCCATCCTCTCGAACAAGCCCCACGCCGCGACGCTCGGCGACGCGGAGCGGCTGCTGGGGCGGCACGCCTTTGACGCGGTGATCGGCCACCGCGACGGGTACGAGGTGAAGCCCGACACGAGGAGCGCCACCGAGATCATCGAGCGGCTGGGCGTGGAGCCGGACCGGGTCGCATACGTGGGCGACACGGCGGCGGACATGCTCACGGCGAAGCGGAGCGGCTTCTACGCCGTGGGCGTGACGTACGGCTTCCGCGAGCGGGCGGAGCTGGAGGAGCACGGCGCGGACGCCATCGTCGACGACGCGGCGGGGGTGGGGGACGCGATCCTCGGGACCGACCGGTAG
- a CDS encoding SufS family cysteine desulfurase: MPALAPPTSTAFDVDALRACFPILTREVHGKPLVYLDNAASAQKPDAVIDAVSEYYRQHHANVHRGLHVLAEEATALYEGARSAFARFINAGTPQECVFVRGATEAINLVAGSMTRPGHALSLRPGDRVLLTGMEHHSNIVPWQLACEATGAEIVVAGVLDDGSLDADAFQAHLDAGGVKIASFVWVSNALGTVNPAKALTAAAQAAGAAVLVDACQAAPHLKMDVADLGCDFLAVSGHKMFGPTGIGVLYGRAERLAAMPPYQGGGEMIQRVSFEKSTYADPPHRFEAGTPNMAGAAGLGAAVRFMEDELVSDPLVWEAAQAHEHALLERATRRLEAIEGLRILGTAPGKAAVVSFLVDGVHPYDLGPVLDRAGVAIRTGHHCTEPLMARFGVPATARASFAFYNTLDEADAFADALERGLRFFR, from the coding sequence GTGCCCGCCCTCGCCCCCCCGACCTCCACCGCCTTCGACGTCGACGCGCTGCGGGCTTGCTTCCCGATCCTCACCCGCGAGGTGCACGGCAAGCCGCTGGTCTACCTCGACAACGCCGCCTCAGCGCAGAAGCCCGACGCCGTCATCGACGCCGTCTCGGAGTACTACCGCCAGCACCACGCCAACGTCCACCGCGGCCTGCACGTGCTCGCCGAAGAGGCGACGGCGCTCTACGAGGGCGCGCGTTCCGCCTTCGCCCGCTTCATCAACGCGGGCACGCCGCAGGAGTGCGTCTTCGTCCGCGGGGCCACCGAGGCGATCAACCTCGTCGCCGGCTCGATGACGCGGCCGGGCCATGCGCTCTCGCTGCGGCCCGGCGACAGAGTGCTGCTGACCGGGATGGAGCACCACTCCAACATCGTGCCGTGGCAGCTGGCCTGCGAGGCGACCGGGGCCGAGATCGTCGTCGCCGGCGTGCTCGACGACGGCTCGCTCGACGCCGACGCGTTCCAAGCGCACCTGGACGCGGGCGGCGTGAAGATCGCGAGCTTCGTGTGGGTGAGCAACGCGCTGGGCACGGTCAACCCGGCGAAGGCGCTGACCGCCGCGGCGCAGGCCGCCGGCGCCGCCGTGCTCGTCGACGCGTGCCAAGCCGCCCCGCACCTGAAGATGGACGTGGCCGACCTCGGCTGCGACTTCCTCGCGGTGTCCGGCCACAAGATGTTCGGGCCCACCGGCATCGGCGTGCTCTACGGCCGGGCGGAGCGGCTGGCCGCCATGCCGCCCTACCAGGGCGGCGGCGAGATGATCCAGCGGGTGAGCTTCGAGAAGAGCACCTACGCCGACCCGCCGCACCGCTTCGAGGCCGGGACGCCGAACATGGCCGGGGCCGCGGGCTTGGGCGCCGCGGTGCGATTCATGGAGGACGAGCTCGTCAGCGATCCTCTGGTCTGGGAAGCCGCGCAGGCGCACGAGCACGCGCTGCTGGAGCGGGCGACGCGGCGGCTCGAAGCGATCGAGGGGCTCCGCATCCTCGGCACCGCGCCGGGCAAGGCCGCGGTCGTCTCGTTCCTCGTCGACGGCGTCCACCCCTACGACCTGGGCCCGGTGCTGGACCGCGCGGGCGTCGCGATCCGGACCGGCCACCACTGCACCGAGCCGCTGATGGCCCGCTTCGGCGTGCCGGCCACGGCCCGGGCCAGCTTCGCCTTCTACAACACGCTGGACGAGGCCGACGCCTTCGCCGACGCCCTGGAGCGTGGGCTCCGCTTCTTCCGCTGA
- a CDS encoding amidohydrolase family protein produces the protein MIVDLHTRIWNSVDSLGDAIAAQARRTREDASRAITASFDVHEVAMAPVSVAVVHGLDSHLLDARLDAGAVAAEVARSKDTLLGFVGLDPLGDDPTGRLHAAVDDHGCVGVNLCPAAGGFHPSATPTMELLEAVAERGLPVYVEAGAQLAREAKLEFAQPFLLDEVLRTFPEMKLVISGFGEPWPNQTVALLRKHPQAFTDVSGLVSRPWQLYNALVSAWQAGVMDQVLFGSGFPAADPERAIVTLYSVNSLTQGTPLPSIPREQLRGVVERDTLKILGLPDPTPEDAGDAKSSSAFARVVVESGPGEAGAERK, from the coding sequence GTGATCGTCGACCTCCACACCAGGATCTGGAACTCCGTCGACAGCCTCGGCGACGCCATCGCCGCGCAGGCCCGCCGCACGCGCGAGGACGCGTCCAGGGCGATCACCGCCTCCTTCGACGTCCACGAGGTGGCGATGGCGCCGGTCTCGGTCGCCGTCGTCCACGGGCTCGACAGCCACCTGCTCGACGCCCGGCTCGACGCCGGGGCCGTCGCCGCCGAGGTCGCCCGCTCCAAGGACACGCTCCTGGGCTTCGTCGGCCTCGACCCGCTCGGCGACGATCCCACCGGCCGGCTGCACGCCGCAGTCGACGACCACGGCTGCGTGGGCGTGAACCTCTGCCCCGCCGCCGGCGGCTTCCACCCCAGCGCCACCCCCACGATGGAGCTTCTCGAGGCCGTGGCCGAGCGGGGCCTGCCGGTCTACGTGGAAGCCGGCGCCCAGCTCGCCCGCGAGGCCAAGCTCGAGTTCGCCCAGCCCTTCCTGCTCGACGAGGTGCTGCGGACCTTCCCGGAGATGAAGCTGGTGATCTCCGGCTTCGGCGAGCCCTGGCCCAACCAGACGGTGGCGCTGCTCCGCAAGCACCCGCAGGCCTTCACCGACGTCTCGGGCCTCGTCTCCCGCCCGTGGCAGCTGTACAACGCGCTGGTCTCGGCCTGGCAGGCGGGCGTGATGGACCAGGTGCTCTTCGGCTCGGGCTTCCCCGCCGCGGATCCCGAGCGGGCGATCGTGACGCTCTACAGCGTGAACTCGCTCACCCAGGGCACGCCGCTGCCGAGCATCCCGCGCGAGCAGCTCCGCGGCGTGGTCGAGCGCGACACGCTGAAGATCCTCGGCCTGCCCGACCCCACCCCCGAGGACGCCGGCGACGCGAAGAGCTCGTCCGCCTTCGCGCGCGTGGTCGTCGAGTCCGGCCCGGGCGAGGCGGGCGCGGAGCGGAAGTGA
- a CDS encoding DUF2868 domain-containing protein, with protein sequence MGSPRFHLPDLLALAIQDRRDADRSRRELLERDRPAAAPEAPADLLAWIRRVDRGEARAQALSLTRTAAWGAGGAGVLLGVGVASAALAYDGSRPVNVLVATLALAVLPLGFSVLSAVAMAWPTRRGGPAEAEPSPLTPGRWLVGLAARVPWLPTLWREVLTRPLHGLASERVLLGPTLRWWALTLSQVFGLGYAGAGLATAALLIATRDLAFGWGSTLDLDPARLHAVAEAAVWFAPGLCPGPATVEATRTYRAAAFRGVVDPELFTAWWPWLLAVQAAYGLAPRLVLGGVALGRRRAAVAAAAQTWPGADAVIRRLREPRVQTRAEAAPGEALPPPAAAEPAGPEAPAAEAAVTLSWAEAPAPAGALPVGGRRSLAEDRAAVATAADRAASAGPAAAVRVDVKAWEPPVLEFTDFLADLRAALGRGRPVRVTPRIRGVAGDTEDVAVWAGRLAAAGDPWTRLDPPAPADLP encoded by the coding sequence ATGGGCTCCCCCCGCTTCCACCTCCCCGACCTGCTCGCGCTGGCGATCCAGGACCGTCGCGACGCGGACCGCTCGCGGCGGGAGCTGCTGGAGCGGGACCGGCCGGCGGCCGCGCCGGAGGCGCCGGCCGACCTGCTCGCCTGGATCCGCCGGGTCGACCGCGGCGAGGCGCGGGCGCAGGCGCTGTCGCTCACGCGGACCGCGGCCTGGGGGGCGGGCGGGGCCGGGGTGCTGCTGGGCGTGGGCGTCGCGTCCGCGGCGCTCGCGTACGACGGCAGCCGGCCGGTGAACGTGCTCGTCGCGACGCTCGCGCTGGCGGTGCTTCCGCTGGGCTTCTCGGTGCTGTCGGCCGTCGCCATGGCCTGGCCGACGCGGCGCGGCGGCCCGGCGGAGGCGGAGCCCTCGCCGCTCACGCCCGGGCGCTGGCTGGTGGGCCTCGCCGCCCGCGTGCCGTGGCTGCCGACGCTGTGGCGCGAGGTCCTCACGCGGCCGCTGCACGGCCTCGCGAGCGAGCGGGTGCTGCTGGGACCGACGCTGCGCTGGTGGGCGCTCACGCTCTCGCAGGTGTTCGGGCTCGGCTACGCCGGCGCGGGCCTCGCGACCGCCGCTCTGCTCATCGCCACGCGTGACCTCGCCTTCGGCTGGGGGAGCACGCTGGACCTGGACCCCGCGAGGCTGCACGCGGTGGCCGAGGCCGCCGTCTGGTTCGCCCCGGGCCTGTGCCCCGGGCCCGCGACGGTGGAGGCGACCCGCACGTACCGGGCCGCCGCGTTCCGGGGCGTGGTCGACCCGGAGCTGTTCACCGCGTGGTGGCCGTGGCTGCTCGCGGTGCAGGCCGCGTACGGCCTCGCCCCGCGGCTGGTGCTCGGCGGCGTCGCGCTCGGGCGGCGGCGCGCCGCGGTGGCCGCGGCGGCGCAGACGTGGCCGGGTGCCGACGCGGTCATCCGCCGGCTGCGCGAGCCGCGGGTGCAGACGCGGGCGGAGGCGGCGCCGGGGGAGGCGCTGCCGCCGCCGGCGGCCGCCGAGCCCGCGGGGCCCGAGGCGCCGGCCGCGGAGGCCGCCGTGACGCTCTCCTGGGCCGAGGCGCCGGCGCCCGCCGGCGCCCTGCCCGTGGGCGGCCGCCGCTCCCTTGCGGAGGACCGCGCCGCCGTCGCCACGGCCGCGGACCGCGCCGCCTCCGCGGGTCCGGCCGCCGCGGTCCGCGTCGACGTGAAGGCGTGGGAGCCGCCGGTGCTCGAGTTCACCGACTTCCTCGCCGACCTGCGCGCCGCCCTGGGCCGCGGCCGCCCGGTGCGGGTTACGCCACGCATCCGCGGCGTGGCCGGCGACACCGAAGACGTCGCCGTCTGGGCCGGCCGCCTCGCCGCCGCCGGCGACCCCTGGACCCGCCTGGACCCGCCCGCGCCCGCCGACCTCCCGTAG
- the scpB gene encoding SMC-Scp complex subunit ScpB: MEAAVGMQAQSAPAEASVERPAAADDPARLAARVEAALISAERAVPAGRLAEALGLEHSQPVNEAVAALNEAYQREGRAFRVEAVAGGFRVMTLPEHAAFLASLHRSRSSGRLSPAALETLAVVAYRQPVLRAELEAVRGAACGEVLRSLMERHLVRIAGRAEEVGRPILYGTTPRFLEVFGLASLAELPPADGAPKPGSGG; this comes from the coding sequence ATGGAAGCCGCCGTGGGCATGCAGGCGCAGTCGGCCCCGGCGGAGGCCTCCGTCGAGCGGCCCGCCGCGGCGGACGACCCGGCGCGGCTCGCCGCCCGCGTGGAGGCGGCGCTGATCTCGGCCGAGCGGGCGGTGCCGGCGGGGCGGCTCGCCGAGGCGCTGGGGCTGGAGCACAGCCAGCCGGTGAACGAAGCGGTGGCGGCGTTGAACGAGGCCTACCAGCGGGAGGGGCGGGCCTTCCGGGTGGAGGCGGTGGCGGGGGGCTTCCGCGTGATGACGCTGCCCGAGCACGCGGCGTTTCTGGCCTCGCTGCACCGCTCCCGGTCGTCGGGGCGGCTGTCGCCGGCGGCGCTCGAGACGCTGGCGGTGGTGGCGTACCGCCAGCCGGTGCTGCGTGCGGAGCTCGAGGCGGTCCGCGGGGCGGCGTGCGGCGAGGTGCTGCGGTCGCTGATGGAGCGGCACCTGGTGCGGATCGCGGGGCGGGCCGAGGAGGTCGGCCGGCCGATCCTCTACGGCACCACGCCGCGCTTTTTGGAGGTGTTCGGCCTGGCGTCGCTGGCGGAGCTGCCGCCGGCGGATGGGGCGCCCAAGCCGGGGAGCGGCGGTTGA